The following DNA comes from Corallococcus exiguus.
TGTCGTCAGAATCGCGGTCCTTACCGGGGGAGGAATCTACCAAGGCAGCACGGCGGATCCGCAGCGATTTCCCCACGCGAACGACGCCCGGCACTTGCCCCAGCCGGATCGACTCATAGAGCGTCTTCCGGTTCACGCGCAGGATTGCTGCGGCCTCTTCGACGGTCAGGAACTCGGGCGCGCTGGAGCCCGCTACCGTGGG
Coding sequences within:
- a CDS encoding helix-turn-helix domain-containing protein, translating into PTVAGSSAPEFLTVEEAAAILRVNRKTLYESIRLGQVPGVVRVGKSLRIRRAALVDSSPGKDRDSDDRKRR